A window of Phragmites australis chromosome 2, lpPhrAust1.1, whole genome shotgun sequence genomic DNA:
CCTCAAAACGTTAAAAAAATTCATGGCTTGCGGGGCTCCGGGTTGGCCGTGTTTCTAGCTTTGAGCATTCGAGCATGGCTTCGGAAGATGGGCCATTTTAAAACATGGTCCATCTTAATTTATACAAAGGATCCACCCACATCATCGTGTTTAGACATGCATGTGGTGTGTGCGTAAGGGAAAAGGTTCCTCTGACGTAGCTCGTTTTACGTCAGAGGAGCATAGTAATTTGTGTCTGTTGCTACAGTTCTCTGACGTAGCTACAGTGACAAACAGTATTTTTGCTACTGTTCACATGGTTACTGTATACCTTCTACTGTTTACCGTGGTACTGTAGCAGACCATCTGATCCGTCGGTTCCAGATCGGACGTCCAAATTTGATTGAACTGCTCTCTAACGTAACGTCAGGGGATCCCATTCCGTGCGTAAGCGCATCTGACTTGCatttgcgggggggggggggggggaagaacTGTCTTGACTGAATTTCAGCCACTAACCGAAGCCTCTGTTACCACGTTTGTGCCAGAGAATCGGCAGGGAAAACACATTGCACCGGTGACTCGGTCCTATTTGTTTGGATTTATATTGATTTCTGTTTCTTAGAAGTTATAAGTCTAACAAATAATATGTTTCTGTTGGTTTGTAGATAAGGTTTCTAAAaagtaaaaatagtttttactaCCATAGAAATCTGAAAactctaaaataaatttagatATGCTTATACTAGAAATGAACTTGTGAAAAGGTATAGTTTGTAGAAGCCTAAATAAATAGAAACTGAGCCGATGATACAGAGGAAAAGGGAGCTCCAGAAAGAGACAGCTATGCCAAGAGACCAAGGGCTTCTtcgttttttcttttccttttttggggTTCATGCAGACCACGAAGAGAAATCACGGGAGCATCTTTTTGTTTCGTTTGGTCAAAGATTCCATCgacatcatcgacatctcgttGCTATCTGCAGTGAAAAGAACGTCCGTCTGCAGAAAGATTTCACTGCCACTGTGCCCAGCTTGCTGAAGGAGTAAAGGTGCTTGTACAAATTGGCTCAGAACGATGTTCCGTTGGTTCGTAAAGGCCATGTAATTTGTTTCGTGACTGTACATCGCCACTGAAGCGCCTGTTTGATCCATAGTCATAATTCTTTTTCTGCGAGAAAATTGTAGTAAGATTTTTTTCTTGCGGTCTGGGTTTCACGCGTCAAAGACTAAAATAACTTGTAGCAAGGTGCTTTGTGGCTAATCAAACTATCAAAGTGTGGCATCAACTTTAATCAATAAATCTTAGGCGAGTTTTGCAAACATTGAGGCAAATGCTGGCAACCTTATTATTATTAACTAAATAGGCCCTTCGCTTGTCAGATTTTTTATTAACATTAATTAGCAACGGCGGATCTTGCGACACTTTTCTAGTCACGAGACTTAGTTGGATTAAAAGTGTTAAGACATTAGAGCATCTCCAGGGCCTTCTCAAAGAGAACCATGGTCCTACGTGTTGTTTATGAATCGAATCAAAATCACTGGTGCATACGAATCTTGTGAAGAGGGAGAATAATTTGAACCCTCTGCATCAGTCGAACCATCCCATTAAACAACGAAAATGGTCCTCTTCACACATCCGTCATCGGACAGACGGTTCACTCAGTTTATAGTAACATTAGATcagattaaaaatattttcgtatctctaatattttagacgtttaaatttaatattttagaaTCCTCTGTATCAGTGAAACCATCCCATTAAACAAATCGAGTTGATGGAAGAAAGTGGAGAGATGGTCATTTCTCGTTCTTTATTGCTACACGGGACCCTCACCACGATTAAGCTTATTAGAGAACTAGGAGGAGAATCAAAAGTATCATATGATTTGAACCAACGACTGTGGACACTCTAAGTGTACCTAAGAATCAAACATGCGCGTACCTAAGTCATTAAAACTTGCCTAACTCGTGGTATGACAAACTATTTCAACGTTCGATACTAAATGTATCATAGAAACATCATTGTTTTTCATCAAGTCGactatctttcttttttccaagAATCAATTTGACTATCTAAAGCACAAGAGGATGCATCTAGCTAGACCCCAGCCGACTACGATGGAACTGGATCACCGATGACTAATTACAGTGAAAGGATCGCGACAGACACAGTAGACAGTTAGGGGAAAAAAAAGCTTTTTGACCCTTGCTCTTCCTACATTTTATACGTGTCATTGAGCATGCCAACAAGTCCGGCGCACGTAGCATCCATTTGGCTGAGTGTAGGAGCTCCGTCTATCACTAAAAAGGGAGAAATAAACAAGAGTGCACAAGTAGGGAGGCCGAAAGAAATGATGCGACGCTTATGACAAAATGAACCTGAGACACTGTAAGTCGCACGAGTTACCTCGTGGGTCAATAGGCCGATAGGAGAATTTGACATCAAATACGAGATGCCGGTGTTAGGGCAACTCATGATCAGCAAACAGATGCCCACATCACTGTGCAGTCCTTTTTGTCGATGGGGCAGCTTACCAACGAGCTCCAGCGGAGTCGCTTTCGAGCGTGGTAGACTTGCGGCCAGCAAGTTTCCATAGTATTATTGTGCATCACGGATGATAGAGGATAGTTGtggctaaaaaaaaaatagatagtaatagaaatagaaaatatgatagctattggagataaaaaaataaattattatgatAGTGTTAGAtgatgctataatagtattataaataataaatttttaaaatatttgttagaaatgactttaaaaataaagaaataaagtTACGTGGCTCCAAAACCGTAGCTAATGATGTTTTAGCAGTTTCCCTTTCTATTAGAGGATTTAGATTGTGAAGCTACCAATACGTGAAACACCCTGGTCTTTTGAACACAAGGGAGAGTAGCAGATCTCAAAGTTCCATCACCAGTCTGGGTTGCACCAGAGATAATttcaaaacacacacacacacacaaacaggTCATACAAAGACACCTATTTCGAACTCACCAACCCCACTCCTTTCCTTTTGATGAAAATGCACGGCATGTGATTCCGTGAGTGTGAGCAATGAGCACGCAAGTACGAGAGGAAAAAGAGACGACCAAAACAGGAAAAAACTGTCGAATCTGATTGGCGGAAGAATAGAAAATGGACAAAAATTCCTTTCGACGACCATATATTCGTTAGAGGACAACTTGGCCCTCTGTCTTTTGGGTTCATTGAAGTTGAGTGAGAAGCGTGTTCGTGCCCCatgttttctttttagatgagaATTCTATAGTATGGAAATCCTTGAGCCTCTCCCACCGGTTGGATTTTAAACGATGCCTAGACAGACTGAATAATTTACTTGCTGGATCTATACACCTACAGGACGGAGAACCATAGTTCAATCCTGTTCTTCATTTGCATGAAGACCACAGTCAAAAGACAGAAACTTACCgcaattttttgtttattgACTGGTCTGATGGCTTGACCAATCTGTTGATTTCAATAGAGAGACAGAGATCTGAGGTTAGTTTCTATAAGGGGTGACGAAGCTCTAAGCTCGGGAGCTGTCTCGATTTGAAGCTGATTCAGCTTAGTTTGAATCGACTCATTGTATTTTATAATAAGCTAAGCTAATATTTTATATtacatgaaaaacagataaaggagATACGAAATAAGTGATGGTCATAACataatccgtcactgatgataaaaaTGACAGATTATAGTTGTGACTTGATGATAAAAATAACGGGttatagttgtgacccgtcacttataacttttCATAACTGACGAATCATCCTAAGTCAATTAcaggtgacgggtcgtagttatgacccatcacctattacgactcataagtgatgggtcgttcTTACCGGTCATTGGTGATAGGTTACAAATTGACCTATCATCAATACCTAACTCATCAATGACTGGTCTTTCTATccagtaattagtgacgggtcaagttgtgacctgtcgctaatgacttgatcaatacatagactatcattttatgtattgtgtgtatatatatccctaggtattcatatatttaggtttatgtagatatatatagacaatatttatggttatttttatagatgtaTATGATCGATATATAGAgatatcatttcatgtggtgcaaaagtgcatgtactCCTGATTTAtgtcatgtgtgtgtatatatatatatgtatagtaatATGaacatatacttatatatatatatgtgtgtgtgtgtattctatgttatttttctctttttatcagggttatatatatatgtatgtatgtatatatatatatacaggaatatatatacatatatatatatatatgatgctaaatttttatttatttttttattttttctcaccttagcaacattataataggaattattgtacaattttgctcaagtttgatgtaagaggtaGCAGCTATGGAAATAAACGCGTGTtccgaaaacggtgcagaaacttcttGAGGGTAAAAACTCAATCTTTCAAACCATTTTTTGcctaaaaaaaatcttcaaacCCGACAAACTAGGAGAGAAATGGATGcaattttttctgtagatatccgtaaagtcaaaaacgtcaaaatcggagtcttTCCCACCGGTTGGAGAATTCTATAGTCAAAAACTTCTTAGCTGGCTCATTACTCCACTATACCACACATTCAGATCCACACCACACATGAGAATTCTATAGTATCGAAATCCTTGAGTCTCTCCCACCAGTTGGATTTTAAACGATGCCTAGACAGACTGAATAATTTACTTGCTGGATCTATACCCCTACAGGACGGAGAACCATAGTTTAATCCTGTCCTTCATTTGCATGAAGACCACAGTCAAATTTGACCTCACAGACAACTAGGCACAATCAACCAAAAGACAGAAACTTACCgcaattttttgtttattgACTGGTTTGATGGCTTGACCACATCTGTTGATTTCAATAGAGAGACAGAGATCTGAGGTTAGTTGCTATAAGGGGTCGACGAAGCTCTAAGCTCGTGAGCTGGCTCGATTTGAAGCTGGTTCAGTTTGGTTTAAATCAGCTCATTGTATTTTATAATGAATTGAGCTAGCATTTTAGCTCATCTTATTAATGAGCTAGCTCACGAGCTTGGTAAGTTAGGCCCTACTTACCTAGCCCATCATTCCACCTGAGACCCATCTTTGCTAGCTCATTACTCCACTAGACTACACATTCAGATCCATACCACACACGAGTGCCCTAGCCTTTGACTCGTCATCATTCAGTTCAAGTTCCTCCTGAAGCCAAATGCATTGCCACCCGTCTCTGGCCGTCATCCAACCCCTCGCCGCAGCACCACCCGCCTCAACGCAGCGCATCCCATGGGTCGCTGCCTGATGACTCAATGTAGTGACGCTCGTTGACTGCTATCTGACGCCTCCCCGTATTATCGAGGTAATCCACTCGCCACAACACGGCCTCGCCGCTTATGTGGATGCTTAAGTAGTTGCTAAGGTCACTCTCGAAGTATGTGTGGTTTTCGTGTTCCTACTATGTGATTAGGCTACAGTGTAATAGTTGCAGATGAATGCTGAACTTTGATACCATAGGCTGAGGTCCGTGGCTTAATTATAAATGTTCGTGGTTGTGCAGCAATTTAATcttattttatgtgatattctcagTTTTCACCTATGCAATGCTCGTTATTAGTAGTGTTCTCACTGATTTCCTTTGCACTCGTACCAAAAATATTATAAAGACATATTGATTAATTTATGGCTCGCGAGCTGGACCCAGTCAAGCCGAGCCAGCTAATGTCCACCGTGGTTCTGTCGTAGTTAAACTAATCATTGCACATAAACTAATCAATGCTAAACTCAGCTTCTTTTGCAATACAAGTTTGTCCCTACTTGTATAAGTTTATGTTTGTACTCTTGGAAATGCATGACTTCGATGCTCAATTGCGTGACGGTGACAACCTCTATCCTCCGAGAACCACGGTGGCACTATTATCAATGCCTaatctttaattattttttttttgcagagattCCTATTATATAGATAAACTAATAACTAATAGTGGATAGAGAATTTCTTTATATATTTGAGAATGCAGCGGAGTGCGGCTATTAGCGACCTTTTAGTCCCCATGCCAGTGCGCTTCTTGTACTCAATGTTTTGGTCATGCTTGGATCAAAGGATATTCACAGGAAAAAGCAAAGAAATATCTTTCCTATAGGAATCTTCATTATAGCAGTGTTTGGAATAAGGAACTGCTAGGAGTGGAAAATAGATATCATATATCTGTATTATTTGATATTCGTATTCGGCCAAACATAAATATAGCAAGAAAAGTCTGTATCCGACTGACAAACAGATACGAATATATATTCGAATTcgtttcatatatatatatatatgtatgtatgtatatgtatatatatatatatatctgtatcCCAATATATAGAAATATTTCTCTAGAATATAAATGTGAGTAACATAAAGTTTTATTCTCTTCTTTTGATCATATCTACTCTTACTGTTTGGTCTTATAAACTGTAACGATAAATCTAACTCTTTCATCTCCATCCAACGGTCCAAAATCATATAAAGTCATGTTACTGTAGCAAAAGTGGCTCAAACCACTACAATAAGGTTTCCTATCTTGAATTGAATTCATGCTCATGTCAAATAAATTCGTTATTTCACAATGCCATTAAAACTATAGGATATTCGTATACACCTGAATCTAGTATATATTCGGATGCAAATTCGAATAATGCAATTTGTATTTGCATTCGAGGATATTCAAATTTGTATTCgtattcatattaaaatatagatagcaACGTGGAAAGTGGACTATTCAATTCATAtatgtatctagatgctgatttCACGGGAAACTAAAAATCCATTCCAATCTCTTGGTTTCTCTTCCTTCGCTGACGCCTAATGCAACGAATGCAGCGTCTGTGAAGAAGAATGGAAAGAACATGCAACACGTCGCAAGAAGAACCTGGTCCGCCACCAAGATTGGTGCCCCCATGGCTCTCCCATCTGGGCGACCGCTGTCGCTGTTCGAGGGTGCATTGCCTTTCTAGCGTCAGTTTGCTCCTACTGTGTCCCAACGACCTATGCTATCTACTGCCCCTCGACTCGCCATGTGGCTAAGGGTGGCAACAGGTCAGTCAGGATCGGATGGAGCAAGAATGTACTCGATCCAAAACCCAAATCTTCGAACTCGACCCGGCCCTGAAATCGATATCGGTCAACCACCCCTGCCCCCAGGCCCAACGTGGACCCGAGACCCGACGGGGCAACCCTCCCTCCCGTCCTCCACCAGTGCAGGCGCCGCCTTGCCCTCCGGCTCTGCCTCACCCGTAGCCTACGCGGCGCTCTCTGGCATGTAGATCCGAAGATGACGGCGATGCGCAGGGTCATGGGTAGAGGGAGGTGGAGGGGTAGTAGGTCAACAGCGCCAGGTATAGGAAGGCTACGGGCAAGGAGAAGCCTATCATCGTGGCAGTCTCAGTCTCGCCTTGTGCTGCCGCTCACTGGATGAACACACCACGACCACGCACCGGAGCAGGGGAGGGGGCACTAGAATAGGGGTGGGCTGCCGCGCTGAGGAGATAGGAGCGGAGGAGCTGTCGTCGCTGCTTACTTAGGGTTGGTTGTATGGTCGTGGCTGTGTGGAGGTGGCTATAAGGCTATGTGTGGGAATCTGAGAATTGGCCAAGTGTTAATAGGCCTCGAGATTTCAGGGCCTGTGAGGCACCTGTGACGGCAAAATCACCTCTGTCTCTAAACCCAACTCGAATAAAGGTCCAAACCCGATAGCCTCGTGAGACGATTTCTAACCCAAATCTACCCCATCAGATCTAGAACCCGTCAGATCTCGACCTAACTTGGCCCACTGTCTCTCTATTTCGTTCTCTTCTCCTACCCACCGTACTGTCACCATCGGTTGGGTGACCACTTTGTTCCAAATTTTAACATTGCCGGTTTGGTTGCAAACATCATCCAAGATGCACCGCCTTCTATTGAACTCAACTCACTGTTTATACTTTAGAATCTCATTGCTCACAGTTCAGTTTTGATATCCATGATTTCTTACCTACTGTTGCGTTGTCGTGCCGGGATTCTCTATGCGTTGAACGTGAACATCCACTCAACATTTCTAAAGCATTTAACAATTTCTGAAACCTACTTCAACATTTTTTGAGAACTTTGAAACAATATTAGAACCTActataataatttctaaaacatagttcaacaattttttaaacCTGTCAACAAATTcttaaacctagttaaataatTTTGAGGACCCgacaacaattttgttagtaaGTGTTCACCAGATAAACGTTCTCTAGCAATCTCCATTCTCATAGGCCAGACAGAGTCTTATCGCCCCTCAAATGGTTCAgtgtatattttattttgatgGGTAGTGCGCTGCGCTGCCCCTCAAACTTTGACCGCACACCATGGTCCCACGTGCGCTCCCTTCTCCTCCATCCCCCGCCTGCCGTGCCGGCCGCAGCTCTTCCTCCCTCCCCTACTGTGCCGACTGCTGAAGCCTCGTGTCGTGGGGGGACGGCGGCTGGCTGATGCCCGTGTCCGCCCAACCCCCCCTTGacttccctcccctcccctcacTCCACCCACCCCGATCCACTCTTCTTCTCCCCATCTCCAGCCGCTCCCTCCCCCCACCCCACCCTCCAGCCCCCATGTCCGGCCCCCATTTCCTttctcttcccctcctcctcgtccttctCCTCCCCATTCCGCTCCACTCCCAGCCCgtctcctccccgccgccgcccccgcaaTGCGCGCTCAACTTCACCGCGCTGCGCCCCTTcctcgcgccgccgctgcccccCGACGACGCCTCCCGCTGCGCGCTCGCCATGCAGTCCGTCACCTTCCTCCTGTCTCTCTACCTCGCCGCCACGGCCTCATTCGTCCTCCCCTCCAACGCCTCCTCCTGCCTCGCCCCCCTCCAATCCGCGCTCCCCTTCCCCAACTCCACCTGCGCCAGCCTCTCCAACCTCGACTCCATCCTAGCCTCGCCCGGCTGCGGCAACGTCTCCACGCTCGCTGACTTCGACGCGCTCGTCTCGCCCTCCGCGCGCTCCGACATGGACGCAAGCTGCGACCGCGACCTCTCCGCCGTCCCCGACTGCACCGCTTGCACCACCGCGCTCAGCAAGGCCGCGGCCGCGTACCTCCTCCCGGGGTCCCCCAACGGCGCCGACAGCAACAACGTCACCGGGTGCGTGCAGTACCCCTTCATCTACGCCGGCGCCAAGGCCAGCCCGCGCGGGCCCGCCGACCCAGCCACGGCCTTCTGCCTCTACCTCCTCAAGGCCAACCCTCCCGCAACCGCGCGCTCCGGCGCCGCCCCCTGGGTCTACGGCGTCGCGTTCGGCTGCCTCGGAGCGGTGCTGCTcctcgccgcggccgcgggATCCTGCTTCCTCCTGCGGCGGAGGcgggcgcgcgcggcggcgtcggaactggcggcggccgcggcggacaGCAGGAGCAAACGCTCGCAGGCCATGGAGTCCATCAGCGCCAGCACCACGCTAGTCAAGTTCACCTACGATGACATCAAGGCGGCCACGGGAGGGTTCGCCCGGGAGAGCATCATCGGCCGCGGCGGCTTCGGGAATGTCTACAAGGGGGTGCTGCGCGACGGCGCCGAGGTCGCGGTCAAGCGCTTCAAGAACTGCTCCGCGGCCGGAGACGTGGCCTTCGCGCACGAGGTGGAGGTCGTGGCTAGCGTGCGGCACGTCAACCTGGTCGCGCTTCGCGGGTATTGCATCGCCACCACGCAGAGGGAGGGGCACCAGCGTATGATCGTCTGCGACCTGATGCATAATGGCAGCCTCCACGACCATCTGTTTGGCGCCGGAGAGTGCCAGATGGCGTGGCCTGTCAGGCAGAAAATTGCCATCGGGATGGCAAGGGGCCTGGCCTACCTGCACCATGGGGCGCAGCCTGCCATTATTCACAGGGATATCAAAGCGAGCAACATCTTGCTTGACGACGAATTTGAGGCCATGGTGGCTGATTTCGGATTGGCCAAGTTTGCACCAGAGGGGATGACACATGTGAGCACA
This region includes:
- the LOC133901663 gene encoding probable LRR receptor-like serine/threonine-protein kinase RKF3: MPVSAQPPLDFPPLPSLHPPRSTLLLPISSRSLPPPHPPAPMSGPHFLSLPLLLVLLLPIPLHSQPVSSPPPPPQCALNFTALRPFLAPPLPPDDASRCALAMQSVTFLLSLYLAATASFVLPSNASSCLAPLQSALPFPNSTCASLSNLDSILASPGCGNVSTLADFDALVSPSARSDMDASCDRDLSAVPDCTACTTALSKAAAAYLLPGSPNGADSNNVTGCVQYPFIYAGAKASPRGPADPATAFCLYLLKANPPATARSGAAPWVYGVAFGCLGAVLLLAAAAGSCFLLRRRRARAAASELAAAAADSRSKRSQAMESISASTTLVKFTYDDIKAATGGFARESIIGRGGFGNVYKGVLRDGAEVAVKRFKNCSAAGDVAFAHEVEVVASVRHVNLVALRGYCIATTQREGHQRMIVCDLMHNGSLHDHLFGAGECQMAWPVRQKIAIGMARGLAYLHHGAQPAIIHRDIKASNILLDDEFEAMVADFGLAKFAPEGMTHVSTRVAGTLGYVAPEYALYGQLTEKSDVYSFGVVLLELLSGKRAFISLGEGQSFVLTEWAWSLVRRGKTVDVIQEGMVDHGPTEVMEKYVLVGALCTHPQLHARPTMEQALKILEADAAPAPLIIPERPLPVVANLDEIERSASSSGSGQLFSPSGFRSFIHGTEDAALVSPKET